The following is a genomic window from Dehalogenimonas sp. 4OHTPN.
ACTTCGTGATGCCAACAGGGCGGAGCCTCCGGCGACGCGGCCTGAGATTTTTGAATCGCTAACGAACAAAGACCCGTGGGATAAGCGGGTCCGTGACTGGTGGGAAAACGTCAAACGCCACGCTCCCTGGGGCGAGGGCGATCCTCCGGAACAGGTCAGACGCCAGACGGAGCTGGAGCAGGAGGGGGGCCGCCGGATACAGCGAGGGGTGTTCGGCAGTGGCGCGGAGCTGACCCGGGCTCTCGGCCAGCCGCCGGAACAGTTGATCCAGCAGGTGGAACAGGAAATCGTGGCGGATAAAGGCAAGAAAACCATCAAGTTCGTCCGCCAGATGAACCAACTGGTTACCCCTGCGGTCGAAAATGTTAAAAGATTGCCGGGGGGTGATGTAGCTCGGGACTTGTCCGGGGCACCACTGGCATATTTCGATTATAAGACTCCGGATGCCGGTGACGCTGTAGAGACGTTGGCCGGTGTCAAAAAAGACGACGCAGCTCACCAGGCTTACGCTGAATTCTTCCAGAAACATGACGGGCCGCCGGACAGGAGTAATCCGGCTCAGGTACAAGAGTTTATGGATATGTACAACCGGATCAAGAGCAGGTGAGTTATGGCGCAGACGGATTCCAGAATCCCTGAACCGCCGTCACTCCATCCGCTGGAGGCGTTCGAACTATTCTATTTTTTCTGCGCCGCCCATCGTGAGGGCCGGATAACCTTCCGCCAGTTTACTGAAGGCATGAAAGCCTTCCGCTTTTACGATGAACGCCAGCAGGTCTGGACCATCGGCGCCGGCACCGGCCGCTGGTACCGGCTGGACGGCGGCCGGTGGCTTGCAGGCGAGCCGAACAGCAGGCTGACAGCTACCGCATTAAAAGGCTGGTACGATTATTTCCAGCGCATCGGACAGCCGAAAGGCTGCGCCCGCTGCGGTGTCAAGGTACCCGCCGGTTCCAAATTCTGCTTGAACTGCGGCGCTCCGGTCACCGCCGCTCCGGCCTCGAAAGAAACCGGCCAAAAACCCGTCTACTGCCGCCAATGCGGCCAGCCTGTTGCCGCCGGGGCTAAATTCTGTAACGCTTGCGGGACCAGGAGGCAATAGCGTGCTCGATACCGTTCTGATGATCGCGGGCTACGCCTCGGTGCCGCTGGTGCTGCTGTCGGTTTTTGCCATGGTGCGCACCATCGGCAAGCCGCGGCCGCTGGTGGCATCAGGGCTGGCTCTCCAGATTGCTTTTTCCGCCGCGTTCCTGGTGCTTTACAGGTTGCTGCTCGATATCGGTGAACCGACCACTCTTTCGCTGGCTTTGCTCGCTGCCGGCCTGGCCGGCGGCGCCTTCCAGGGCTTTACCACCAAACTGGATGTCTCAGGTGACAAGGTCACCGCCAAACGGTCCGTTCTCTACTTGCTCATCTGGGGTCTTTCCTTCAGTGCCACCCAGCTTCTGGCCATGCTCGGTCAGACCACTATCGCCGCCTACGGCCTGTCGTCGGTTTACCTGGCCACCGGCATCGCCGTCGGCATGAACGGCACCCTGCTGGCGCGGCGTATGATGGTCTCAGCGACAGGTCAACAAATTGGGACGAAAGCCTTTTCGGCCTGCCCGGCTTGCGGCTCGGCCAACGCGCCCGGGCGGAAATTCTGCGCCGGTTGCGGCCGGCCGCTGGCGGCGGTGAAAGTTCCGGTAAATTCCTGTCCCGCCTGCGGCGGCCAGGCGGCGCCTGGTCAGCGCTTCTGCAACCGATGCGGGCAATCCATCACCTGAAACATCAGTTATCAAGGAGCCTTGAATATGCGGTGTCCAAAATGCGGCGGCGCCAATGAGTCCGGGTCCCGCTTTTGCGGTGTTTGCGGCGCTGCTATGGCATCAGCCCGCCCGGCAGCGCCTCCGCCGGCGCCTGCTCCAAGCCAGGTCTATTGCCAGCGCTGCGGTGCGCCCAATCCGGCCGGCAGCAAATTCTGCGAAGGCTGCGGTTCTGCCATGGGGACGGCTGCGGCGGCCCAGCCCGCCGCCCCGGCGGGCGCGGCGCCGGCTAAAGCTGCGGCAGGCAAACCTCCGGGTGCCCTATGGGTGCTGCCGGTCCTCTTCGGCTGGCTGGGCGGTATCATCGCCTGGGCGGCGGCTACCGGGACCAATCCTTCGACGGCGCGCAAAATGCTGGCGCTGGGTTTTTTGGTT
Proteins encoded in this region:
- a CDS encoding zinc ribbon domain-containing protein; protein product: MLDTVLMIAGYASVPLVLLSVFAMVRTIGKPRPLVASGLALQIAFSAAFLVLYRLLLDIGEPTTLSLALLAAGLAGGAFQGFTTKLDVSGDKVTAKRSVLYLLIWGLSFSATQLLAMLGQTTIAAYGLSSVYLATGIAVGMNGTLLARRMMVSATGQQIGTKAFSACPACGSANAPGRKFCAGCGRPLAAVKVPVNSCPACGGQAAPGQRFCNRCGQSIT
- a CDS encoding zinc ribbon domain-containing protein, with the translated sequence MRCPKCGGANESGSRFCGVCGAAMASARPAAPPPAPAPSQVYCQRCGAPNPAGSKFCEGCGSAMGTAAAAQPAAPAGAAPAKAAAGKPPGALWVLPVLFGWLGGIIAWAAATGTNPSTARKMLALGFLVTLIWVGVVIALDMAESGFSFSDFSFE
- a CDS encoding zinc ribbon domain-containing protein; this translates as MAQTDSRIPEPPSLHPLEAFELFYFFCAAHREGRITFRQFTEGMKAFRFYDERQQVWTIGAGTGRWYRLDGGRWLAGEPNSRLTATALKGWYDYFQRIGQPKGCARCGVKVPAGSKFCLNCGAPVTAAPASKETGQKPVYCRQCGQPVAAGAKFCNACGTRRQ